The following proteins come from a genomic window of Leopardus geoffroyi isolate Oge1 chromosome A3, O.geoffroyi_Oge1_pat1.0, whole genome shotgun sequence:
- the TMEM230 gene encoding transmembrane protein 230 isoform X2, with amino-acid sequence MATLTFREKLTAKASRLWESSFFPDVMRSNLLKFKKSPPKIPYKAIALATVLFLIGAFLIIIGSLLLAGYISKGGADRAVPVLIIGILVFLPGFYHLRIAYYASKGYRGYSYDDIPDFDD; translated from the exons ATGGCTACATTGACCTTCAG GGAGAAACTAACTGCTAAAGCCAGCAGATTGTGGgaatcttccttcttccctgatgTCATGAGATCCAATTTATTAAAG ttTAAGAAGAGCCCTCCTAAGATCCCATATAAGGCCATTGCACTTGCTACGGTGCTGTTTTTGATTGGCGCTTTTCTCATTATCATAGGCTCCCTCCTGTTGGCAGGCTATATCAGCAAAGGG GGGGCAGACCGGGCCGTTCCTGTCCTGATCATTGGTATCCTGGTGTTCCTGCCAGGATTTTACCACCTGCGCATCGCCTACTATGCATCCAAAGGCTACCGGGGTTACTCCTACGATGACATTCCAGATTTTGATGACTAG
- the TMEM230 gene encoding transmembrane protein 230 isoform X1 yields the protein MMPSRTNLATGIPSSKVKYSRLSSTDDGYIDLQFKKSPPKIPYKAIALATVLFLIGAFLIIIGSLLLAGYISKGGADRAVPVLIIGILVFLPGFYHLRIAYYASKGYRGYSYDDIPDFDD from the exons ATGATGCCGTCTCGTACCAACCTGGCTACTGGAATCCCCAGTAGTAAAGTGAAATACTCAAGGCTCTCCAGCACAGACGATGGCTACATTGACCTTCAG ttTAAGAAGAGCCCTCCTAAGATCCCATATAAGGCCATTGCACTTGCTACGGTGCTGTTTTTGATTGGCGCTTTTCTCATTATCATAGGCTCCCTCCTGTTGGCAGGCTATATCAGCAAAGGG GGGGCAGACCGGGCCGTTCCTGTCCTGATCATTGGTATCCTGGTGTTCCTGCCAGGATTTTACCACCTGCGCATCGCCTACTATGCATCCAAAGGCTACCGGGGTTACTCCTACGATGACATTCCAGATTTTGATGACTAG
- the PCNA gene encoding proliferating cell nuclear antigen, with amino-acid sequence MFEARLVQGSILKKVLEALKDLINEACWDISSSGVNLQSMDSSHVSLVQLTLRSEGFDTYRCDRNLAMGVNLTSMSKILKCAGNEDIITLRAEDNADTLALVFEAPNQEKVSDYEMKLMDLDVEQLGIPEQEYSCVVKMPSGEFARICRDLSHIGDAVVISCAKDGVKFSASGELGNGNIKLSQTSNVDKEEEAVTIEMNEPVQLTFALRYLNFFTKATPLSPTVTLSMSADVPLVVEYKIADMGHLKYYLAPKIEDEEGS; translated from the exons ATGTTCGAGGCGCGCCTGGTCCAGGGCTCCATCCTGAAGAAGGTGCTGGAGGCACTTAAGGATCTCATCAACGAGGCCTGCTGGGACATAAGCTCGAGCGGCGTAAACCTGCAGAGCATGGACTCCTCCCATGTCTCCCTGGTGCAGCTCACCCTGCGTTCCGAGGGCTTCGACACATACCGCTGCGATCGCAACTTGGCCATGGGTGTGAACCTCACCAG CATGTCCAAAATACTAAAATGTGCTGGCAATGAAGACATCATTACACTAAGGGCGGAAGATAATGCAGACACCCTGGCACTTGTATTCGAAGCTCCAA ACCAAGAAAAGGTTTCAGACTATGAAATGAAGTTAATGGATTTAGATGTTGAACAACTTGGAATTCCA gaaCAAGAGTATAGCTGTGTAGTAAAGATGCCTTCTGGTGAATTTGCACGTATATGCCGAGATCTCAGTCATATTGGAGATGCTGTTGTAATTTCCTGTGCAAAAGATGGAGTGAAGTTTTCTGCAAGTGGAGAACtaggaaatggaaatattaagTTGTCACAAACAAGTAATGTCGATAAAGAGGAGGAAGCT gtTACCATAGAGATGAATGAACCTGTTCAGCTAACTTTTGCACTGAGGTACCTGAACTTCTTTACAAAAGCCACTCCACTCTCTCCTACAGTAACACTCAGTATGTCTGCAGATGTACCCCTTG TTGTAGAGTATAAAATTGCAGATATGGGACATTTAAAGTACTATTTGGCTCCCAAGATCGAGGATGAAGAAGGATCTTAG